The Microbulbifer sp. YPW1 genome contains the following window.
ACACCGTCGGGCAGCACGATCCCCAGGCGCCCGGAGCCTGGCTTAAGCCACTTGATACAGCGTTCAATAAAGAGAATCTCTGGAGAAACACTGCTTTTGAGAACACCTGTATTGCGGAATCCCCCCTCGCCATCGGACTCCCAGCTATGAGCAAGTTCATATTGCTCCAGGATATGCTTGTCTGTGATCGGGATGTCAGCACCAAATGGGGGGTTGGTCGCTATGATATCGATGGAGCCAAGCGGTATTTCCTTTTTTGCGGATTCCAGGTCCGCTAGGTGACCCAGCGGGAACTCCAGTGAATTGATGTTGTAAATATGACCTCGACCATCGCCCGCCAGCACCATGTTCATTTGCGCAGCACGGATTAAGAAAGGGTCAAAATCCGCGCCGTAAACGTTTGCGCCGGCATACTCTTTCAAGCGCTCAATATCGTTTAGAAAGCCCGTAGAGCTGTCATCACTTGATTTGGCCTCGTCGCGGAATTTATTGAGCATATGACCGAGCGTGGCAACTAGAAACCCGCCGGTTCCACAGGAAGGGTCAAGAATCGTCTCTGATTCCTTAGGATCAAGCATTTCAATAACGAGTTTGACAACCCCCCGAGGAGTGAAATATTGCCCGCGGTCACCACGTAGATTTACGCCCACCAATTCCTGATAGGCTACGCCTTTAGCATCGACGTCGGTACGAGTGAAGTCATACTTGGCGAGTTCTGAAACAATAAACGCCAGAGCTCGATCCGAGAGTGTGATTTCTTCATTACCTCGGAATATATTGCTGTACTGCTTTTTTACTTCCGCAAAAAGCTCTTCGATACGCTTGCGAATGGCTTTTCGGCCCTCTGCTTCGAACTGCTCTTTTGGAGCTGCCCAAAAACGGCGTACCCAAGCCTGGCGAAGCTTTCCGCGAAGGTTTTCGTCATGCATTTTGCAGAATATAAGGTATAAAAACTGCCAAAAAGCAGCATCTTTTGGCATGCCTTCGTTGCCGTGAATAAAATTATGGCAGCGACGGAATGTAATTTTGAGCATCTCATTATCGGCAACCCGCGTATAAGCATCCGATATGACTTCCTTGGTGCCGATCGATTCATCCGCTATTGGCCAGTCGCCGATTGGGCTGCATTTCGTTTCGAAGCGCTTTTGCTCCTTTTCTAAGAAGAAAAATTCGAGGCCGTTGGTCCAAAGGCCGTATTGAACTGCCTCCACTTCACGCATGATGCTCTCGATCTCGTCAAGATCTTTCGCGGCTTGCTCGAAGTCCCGAATGCGAACGGCACTTTTTCCGGCCTTGGGCTCCTGACGGCAGACCACTGCACGACCTAAATTTTCGATCGTATGCTCTTTGCCATGGTGGAATATGGCTACATCGACCTTCTTTCGGCCGCCGAGCTTATAGTCGAGCGCCATATCCTCAGGTGAGAACCCATATTCGTGAATGAGCGCTCGGACTATTCGCTGGCGTACCTGCTCTTTCTTCGATTCTTTGATTGGCTTGCCCGATATATAGTCAAGCGTATAGCCCGCCTGAATTGCATGTTCAACGGGCTTGTTTGGTGTGTTACTCATTAATTATCTCCACGCACCTTGCGGGGCGATTTCATATCTATTTGTTCTTCAATCTTTTGGGCCGTGAGTATTTACTCCTCGGCTCATCATTCATCAGTCGCGCACTCGGGCTGCAACCTGTAAGAACACGGCTCTTACAGTTGCTCAATAGGCGAGTCATCTTGTCGCCATTAATGCTGTCTGAAGTCGCCACACTGTCGGTCAAGAAGTAACCCGTTCGTGTGATATCTGTTCGGCTGGATCGTTCTCGCGTCACGTTAGCTCAGGATGCCATTGGATACTGTTAGGTACC
Protein-coding sequences here:
- a CDS encoding N-6 DNA methylase produces the protein MSNTPNKPVEHAIQAGYTLDYISGKPIKESKKEQVRQRIVRALIHEYGFSPEDMALDYKLGGRKKVDVAIFHHGKEHTIENLGRAVVCRQEPKAGKSAVRIRDFEQAAKDLDEIESIMREVEAVQYGLWTNGLEFFFLEKEQKRFETKCSPIGDWPIADESIGTKEVISDAYTRVADNEMLKITFRRCHNFIHGNEGMPKDAAFWQFLYLIFCKMHDENLRGKLRQAWVRRFWAAPKEQFEAEGRKAIRKRIEELFAEVKKQYSNIFRGNEEITLSDRALAFIVSELAKYDFTRTDVDAKGVAYQELVGVNLRGDRGQYFTPRGVVKLVIEMLDPKESETILDPSCGTGGFLVATLGHMLNKFRDEAKSSDDSSTGFLNDIERLKEYAGANVYGADFDPFLIRAAQMNMVLAGDGRGHIYNINSLEFPLGHLADLESAKKEIPLGSIDIIATNPPFGADIPITDKHILEQYELAHSWESDGEGGFRNTGVLKSSVSPEILFIERCIKWLKPGSGRLGIVLPDGVLGNPAAEYIRWWIMRETQVLASVDLPVESFIAEANVNILTSLLFLRRKDEQEKHREALGGIEEYPVFMAVADKVGFDRRGNKLYKRTPDGEEIVEPKQHIERIRIGGRFVERTLTRSEKIEDNDLPVIAGKYREFLKEQNG